From Micromonospora rifamycinica, a single genomic window includes:
- a CDS encoding MoaD/ThiS family protein, which yields MAIEVRIPTILRSYTGGAKVVEGSGDTLGDLLTDLDSRHAGLKGRLVTDAGALHRFVNVYVNDEDVRFLGALDAKLNDGDSVTVLPAVAGGAFGFVAAR from the coding sequence GAGGTTCGCATCCCCACCATCCTGCGCAGCTACACCGGCGGCGCGAAGGTCGTCGAGGGCTCCGGGGACACCCTGGGCGACCTGCTCACCGACCTGGACTCGCGGCACGCCGGCCTGAAGGGCCGGCTGGTCACCGACGCCGGCGCGCTGCACCGCTTCGTCAACGTCTACGTCAACGACGAGGACGTCCGGTTCCTCGGCGCGCTGGACGCCAAGCTCAACGACGGTGACAGCGTGACCGTCCTGCCGGCCGTCGCCGGTGGCGCGTTCGGCTTCGTCGCCGCCCGCTGA